Proteins from one Mesorhizobium sp. M9A.F.Ca.ET.002.03.1.2 genomic window:
- a CDS encoding SPFH domain-containing protein: protein MDFSGFDIALLVLVALVVLVLFKGIRTIPQGYNYTVERFGRYTRTLSPGLNLIVPFVDRIGAKLNMMEQVLDVPTQEIITRDNATVGVDGVAFYQVLNAAQAAYQVAGLENAILNLTMTNIRTVMGSMDLDELLSNRDAINERLLRVVDEAAHPWGIKITRVEIKDINPPANLVESMGRQMMAERNKRAQILDAEGLKQSQILEAEGRKEAAFRDAEARERSAEAEARATQVVSEAISKGDVQALNYFVALKYTEALTRIGSATNSKVVLMPMEASSLIGTLGGIGEIAKEVFGSEGTAARQASRPPVVRPSQT, encoded by the coding sequence ATGGATTTCAGTGGTTTCGATATCGCGCTTCTTGTTCTTGTCGCTCTTGTCGTGCTCGTGCTTTTCAAGGGCATCCGAACAATCCCGCAAGGCTACAATTATACCGTCGAACGCTTTGGGCGTTACACCAGGACATTGAGCCCCGGCCTCAACCTCATCGTGCCGTTCGTCGACCGCATCGGCGCCAAGCTGAACATGATGGAGCAGGTGCTCGACGTTCCGACCCAGGAGATCATCACCCGCGACAACGCCACCGTTGGCGTCGACGGCGTCGCCTTCTACCAGGTGCTCAACGCCGCACAGGCCGCCTACCAGGTTGCCGGCCTCGAGAACGCCATCCTCAATTTGACGATGACCAACATCCGCACCGTGATGGGCTCGATGGACCTCGACGAGCTTTTGTCGAACCGCGACGCCATCAACGAGCGCCTGCTGCGCGTCGTCGACGAGGCGGCGCATCCCTGGGGCATCAAGATCACCCGCGTCGAGATCAAGGACATCAACCCGCCGGCCAATCTTGTCGAATCGATGGGTCGCCAGATGATGGCCGAACGCAACAAGCGCGCGCAGATCCTCGACGCCGAAGGCCTCAAGCAGTCGCAGATCCTGGAAGCCGAGGGCCGCAAGGAAGCCGCCTTCCGCGACGCCGAGGCGCGAGAACGCTCGGCCGAGGCCGAGGCCCGCGCCACGCAGGTGGTGTCGGAGGCGATCTCCAAGGGCGACGTGCAGGCGCTCAACTACTTCGTCGCGCTGAAATACACCGAAGCGCTGACCAGGATCGGCTCCGCCACGAACAGCAAGGTCGTGCTGATGCCGATGGAAGCTTCATCACTGATCGGCACGCTCGGCGGCATCGGCGAGATCGCCAAGGAAGTCTTCGGGAGCGAAGGCACTGCCGCACGGCAAGCCTCACGCCCGCCCGTGGTTCGCCCCAGCCAGACCTGA
- a CDS encoding NfeD family protein — protein sequence MFDRIVSELGPWTWMVLGFILLVMEVIAPGIFMLWIGIAALLIGAVSLLIWDAGFWTWQVQVLAFLAMSLVSTYVGKRLAGGRHDPTDQPLLNRRGAQMIGRMATLAEPIKDGRGRIKLGDTIWRVSGPDLPAGTQVRVTGAADTDLELTVEAVLS from the coding sequence ATGTTCGACCGCATCGTTTCCGAACTCGGCCCTTGGACTTGGATGGTTCTCGGCTTCATTCTCCTCGTCATGGAGGTCATCGCGCCGGGCATCTTCATGCTATGGATCGGCATCGCCGCGCTGCTGATCGGTGCAGTCTCCCTGCTCATCTGGGACGCAGGTTTCTGGACCTGGCAGGTTCAGGTTCTCGCCTTCCTCGCGATGTCGCTGGTTTCAACTTATGTCGGCAAGAGATTGGCGGGCGGGCGCCATGACCCAACCGACCAGCCGCTGCTCAACCGCCGCGGCGCACAAATGATCGGCAGGATGGCGACGCTTGCCGAGCCGATCAAGGACGGGCGCGGCCGCATAAAGCTCGGCGACACGATATGGCGCGTCTCCGGCCCTGATCTGCCGGCCGGCACGCAGGTGCGCGTGACGGGCGCGGCCGATACCGATCTGGAGCTGACGGTCGAGGCGGTTTTGAGCTGA
- a CDS encoding KpsF/GutQ family sugar-phosphate isomerase, producing MHAESPDRKRPDGQASIASALRTVATEQAGIAALAAALEDGLTEPFARAVDMVSQIEGRVIVTGVGKSGHIGSKLAATLASTGTPAFFVHPAEANHGDLGMIARDDAIIAMSWSGESLELKGIIAYSRRFSIPLIAVTAGERSALAREADVVLLLPRAPEACPHGLAPTTSTLLQLVVGDALAIALLEARGFTPDHFRTFHPGGQLGANLTQIRDIMHVGDRLPLVPSGTGMREAILELSRKGFGCVAITAADGALIGIITDGDIRRHIGSNLLAMSVDQVMTKEPKTAGPDTLVATALQTINTSAITSLMVVEGRRPIGLVHLHDLLRIGAA from the coding sequence ATGCATGCGGAATCCCCAGACAGGAAGCGGCCCGACGGGCAAGCTTCGATCGCCTCGGCGCTCAGAACGGTAGCGACCGAGCAAGCCGGTATCGCGGCGCTGGCGGCCGCGCTCGAAGACGGATTGACCGAGCCTTTCGCGCGCGCCGTTGACATGGTGTCGCAAATCGAGGGCCGCGTCATTGTCACCGGTGTCGGCAAGAGCGGCCATATCGGCTCGAAGCTCGCAGCAACGCTCGCCTCGACCGGCACGCCGGCTTTCTTCGTCCATCCTGCCGAAGCCAATCATGGCGACCTCGGCATGATCGCCAGGGACGATGCCATCATCGCCATGTCGTGGTCGGGCGAGAGCCTGGAGCTCAAGGGCATCATCGCCTATTCCAGGCGCTTCTCGATTCCGCTGATCGCGGTCACCGCCGGAGAGAGATCGGCGTTGGCGCGCGAGGCCGATGTGGTGCTTTTGCTGCCGCGCGCGCCTGAAGCCTGTCCGCATGGCCTTGCGCCGACGACATCGACGCTGCTGCAACTGGTGGTCGGCGATGCGCTGGCCATCGCGCTGCTCGAAGCGCGCGGCTTCACGCCGGATCATTTCCGCACCTTCCATCCGGGCGGGCAGCTTGGCGCCAATCTGACGCAGATCCGCGATATCATGCATGTCGGCGACAGGCTGCCGCTGGTGCCTTCCGGCACTGGAATGCGCGAGGCGATCCTCGAATTGTCGCGCAAGGGGTTTGGCTGCGTGGCAATCACCGCCGCGGACGGTGCGCTGATCGGCATCATCACCGACGGCGATATCAGGCGCCACATCGGCAGCAATCTTTTGGCGATGAGCGTCGATCAGGTCATGACCAAGGAGCCGAAGACGGCCGGGCCGGACACGCTGGTGGCGACGGCGCTGCAGACGATTAACACTTCAGCCATCACCAGCCTGATGGTGGTCGAGGGCAGACGGCCGATCGGACTTGTCCATCTGCATGACCTGCTGCGCATCGGCGCGGCCTAG
- a CDS encoding outer membrane beta-barrel protein, translated as MSGAQPEKNRRRSGKAVCALLLATSVFALLRPAQPYAQVTELRREVSESAILDDQQRKTRQLSMASAQDQTAQAGAITQSNAPAPTYQPASPGAGLDEDTSPATGSIFDSPETTDDPFADTPAPVPRRRPSSARQRAADQDEVDAAEKKTAARTLATTDDTAETDQDAINRRAVTIDSADRQKLDPGAERAEAIEGRDKRAEDDPFAATGIKLGSFVIRPTLEQGLTASSNADSSSEGKPALLSETTLRFNAISDWRENSAVIDGYGTFLKTISGDEIQEARGRVEGTLNVDLDNDLRAIAKLGYEAAPESASSPVVIEGTVEQPVRQTINGSLAVEKDAGKMRFALTGAVARDIYGDAELSMGGSLSQKERDSTLYTATLRTGYEISPAITPFTEVEIGRRLYDLRVDPNGFERSSTRLGVRAGAELDLGEKLAGEFSAGWLREAIDDDQLPAISGATVNADLKWSPERGTTIGLTGQTIVEGTTTAGQSGDILYSGRLTGEREIRANLTGNAALGVDWRDYIGSDGHDLTLSAEAGLTWWLNRYTGLTTRARTEKQTSNLEGRDYTAHSIFVGVTLQR; from the coding sequence ATGTCCGGTGCCCAGCCTGAAAAGAACAGAAGACGAAGCGGCAAGGCGGTCTGCGCCTTGCTGCTGGCGACCAGCGTCTTCGCCCTGCTGCGGCCAGCACAGCCCTATGCTCAGGTAACCGAGCTGCGCCGTGAGGTTTCGGAATCGGCAATTCTGGACGACCAGCAGCGCAAGACCAGGCAATTGAGCATGGCCAGCGCCCAGGATCAGACGGCACAGGCAGGCGCAATCACTCAGAGCAATGCGCCGGCGCCCACCTATCAGCCGGCCAGCCCGGGCGCCGGACTGGATGAAGACACATCGCCCGCGACCGGCAGCATTTTCGATTCGCCGGAAACCACCGACGATCCGTTCGCCGACACCCCCGCTCCCGTCCCGCGGCGCCGGCCATCGAGCGCAAGGCAACGCGCGGCCGATCAAGACGAGGTCGACGCCGCCGAGAAAAAAACCGCCGCCAGGACTTTAGCCACGACGGATGACACCGCCGAGACGGACCAGGACGCCATCAATCGTCGTGCCGTGACCATCGATTCCGCCGACAGGCAGAAGCTCGATCCGGGCGCCGAGCGCGCCGAAGCCATCGAAGGTCGGGACAAGAGGGCCGAGGACGACCCGTTCGCCGCCACCGGCATCAAACTCGGCTCCTTCGTGATCAGGCCGACGCTCGAGCAAGGTCTGACGGCGTCGTCGAATGCCGATTCGAGCAGCGAGGGCAAACCGGCCCTGCTGTCGGAAACGACGCTGCGCTTCAATGCCATCTCCGACTGGCGAGAAAACTCAGCTGTCATCGACGGCTACGGCACCTTTCTCAAGACCATATCGGGCGACGAGATTCAGGAGGCGCGGGGCCGTGTCGAGGGCACACTCAATGTCGACCTCGACAACGATCTGCGCGCCATCGCCAAGCTCGGTTACGAGGCGGCGCCGGAATCGGCTTCGTCGCCGGTCGTCATCGAAGGCACCGTCGAGCAGCCGGTGCGCCAGACCATCAACGGCAGCCTCGCCGTCGAGAAGGATGCCGGCAAGATGCGCTTCGCCCTGACCGGCGCGGTCGCACGCGACATCTATGGCGACGCCGAGCTTTCGATGGGCGGATCGCTGTCGCAGAAGGAGCGCGACTCGACGCTTTATACCGCCACCTTGCGCACCGGCTATGAGATTTCTCCCGCCATCACCCCCTTCACCGAGGTCGAAATCGGCCGCCGGCTCTATGATTTGCGCGTCGACCCTAATGGTTTCGAACGATCCTCGACGCGGCTTGGCGTTCGGGCCGGCGCCGAACTCGACCTCGGCGAGAAGCTTGCCGGCGAATTCTCGGCCGGCTGGCTGCGGGAGGCGATCGACGACGATCAGCTGCCGGCGATTTCAGGTGCCACGGTGAACGCCGACCTCAAATGGTCGCCGGAACGCGGCACCACGATCGGCCTTACCGGACAGACGATCGTCGAGGGCACGACGACCGCTGGACAAAGCGGCGACATCCTTTATTCCGGCCGCCTCACCGGCGAGCGGGAAATCCGCGCCAACCTGACCGGGAACGCGGCTTTGGGCGTGGACTGGCGCGATTACATCGGGTCCGACGGCCATGATCTGACGCTGAGCGCCGAGGCCGGGCTGACATGGTGGCTGAACCGGTATACCGGGCTGACCACCCGCGCCAGAACTGAAAAACAGACCAGCAACCTGGAGGGCCGCGACTACACGGCCCACAGCATCTTCGTCGGGGTGACGCTGCAGCGGTAA
- the galU gene encoding UTP--glucose-1-phosphate uridylyltransferase GalU yields MDSMKRVRKAVFPVAGLGTRFLPATKAIPKEMLTVVDRPVIQYVVDEAREAGIEHFIFVTGRNKAVIEDHFDVQFELYDTLAQRGKDDELARLQRLQPSPGQTSFTRQQVPLGLGHAVWCARELVGDEPFALLLPDMIMQSEKSCMKGMVELYAETGNNIISVQECDPAEAHKYGIVGRGEDTHHGFRITGMVEKPKTGTAPSNLYINGRYILQPEIFKILEDQEKGAGNEIQLTDAMLKLKQQQPFYGYHYKGRTFDCGSPEGFVEANVAFALWRKDVNGNMAGVIRKLLDELQPSEQRDAAV; encoded by the coding sequence ATTGACAGCATGAAGAGAGTTCGCAAGGCAGTTTTCCCGGTTGCCGGTCTTGGTACGCGGTTTCTCCCGGCCACCAAGGCCATACCCAAGGAAATGTTGACCGTCGTCGACAGGCCAGTCATCCAATACGTGGTCGACGAGGCACGCGAAGCCGGCATCGAGCACTTCATCTTCGTGACCGGCCGCAACAAGGCGGTCATTGAGGACCATTTCGACGTCCAGTTCGAGCTCTATGACACGCTTGCCCAGCGCGGCAAGGACGACGAGCTCGCCCGCTTGCAACGGCTGCAACCCTCGCCGGGGCAGACCAGCTTCACGCGTCAGCAGGTGCCGCTTGGCCTTGGTCATGCCGTCTGGTGCGCCCGCGAGCTCGTCGGCGACGAGCCATTTGCGCTGCTTTTGCCCGACATGATCATGCAATCGGAGAAAAGCTGCATGAAGGGTATGGTCGAGCTTTATGCCGAGACCGGCAACAACATCATCTCGGTCCAGGAATGCGATCCCGCCGAGGCCCATAAATACGGCATCGTCGGCCGCGGCGAAGATACGCATCATGGCTTCCGCATCACCGGCATGGTGGAGAAGCCGAAGACCGGCACAGCACCCTCCAATCTCTACATCAACGGACGCTACATCCTGCAGCCGGAGATATTCAAAATCCTCGAAGACCAGGAAAAGGGCGCCGGCAACGAGATCCAGCTCACCGATGCGATGCTGAAGCTGAAGCAGCAGCAGCCATTCTATGGCTACCATTACAAGGGACGAACGTTCGATTGCGGCTCTCCGGAAGGCTTTGTCGAGGCCAATGTCGCTTTCGCACTGTGGCGCAAAGACGTGAACGGGAACATGGCGGGCGTCATCCGCAAGCTTCTCGACGAGCTCCAGCCCTCGGAGCAGCGGGACGCGGCGGTGTAG
- a CDS encoding lytic murein transglycosylase translates to MSVRNAAKRFTSVVAAASLSLALLMPAGPAFADAGFRQWVASFRATAVQNGVSGAVYDRAFQGISDADPVVLEKARYQPEFTAPAWDYFDNRVHDQSVAVGQQMARKWKPWLDRIEAKYGVDRYILLAIWSMESNYGEILKRDDVMRNVVRSLATLGYADRRRSKFARTQLIAALKILQRGDIDKGHLSGSWAGAMGHTQFIPTSYQAYAVDMDGDGRRDIWNSIPDALATAANLLKKNGWQAGKTWGYEVSLPAGRKFPAGSKSLSQWQALGVTRVNGKPFKNGAEKATLKVPDGRNGPAFLMIKNFSVIKRYNNADKYAVAVGLLADQIAGYGGLVQDWKRPFTKLTFEERQELQQRLSQYGYYDGKFDGKIGEGSKAAIKAFQAKAGLTQDGHPSMEVLKWLRQN, encoded by the coding sequence ATGTCCGTCCGCAATGCCGCAAAGCGCTTCACAAGCGTCGTTGCGGCCGCCAGCCTTTCGCTCGCCTTGCTGATGCCCGCCGGACCTGCTTTTGCCGATGCCGGTTTCCGGCAATGGGTGGCGAGCTTCCGCGCCACCGCGGTGCAGAACGGCGTGTCCGGCGCCGTTTACGACCGGGCATTCCAGGGGATCAGCGATGCCGACCCGGTGGTGTTGGAAAAGGCGCGTTATCAGCCCGAATTCACCGCGCCCGCCTGGGACTATTTCGACAACCGCGTCCATGATCAGTCGGTCGCTGTCGGCCAGCAGATGGCGAGGAAGTGGAAGCCGTGGCTGGACAGGATCGAGGCCAAATACGGCGTCGACCGCTACATCCTGCTGGCCATCTGGTCGATGGAATCGAACTACGGCGAAATCCTCAAGCGCGACGACGTCATGCGCAATGTCGTGCGTTCGCTGGCAACGCTTGGCTATGCCGACCGCAGACGATCGAAATTCGCCCGCACCCAGTTGATCGCGGCGCTGAAGATCCTGCAAAGGGGCGACATCGACAAAGGCCACCTCAGCGGCTCATGGGCCGGCGCCATGGGCCATACCCAATTCATTCCCACCAGCTACCAGGCCTATGCGGTCGACATGGACGGCGACGGCAGGCGCGACATCTGGAATTCGATTCCCGATGCGTTGGCAACGGCCGCCAATCTGCTCAAGAAGAACGGCTGGCAGGCCGGCAAGACCTGGGGCTATGAAGTCAGCCTTCCCGCGGGCAGGAAGTTCCCGGCCGGATCGAAGTCACTGTCGCAGTGGCAAGCGCTGGGTGTCACGCGTGTCAACGGCAAGCCGTTCAAGAATGGCGCGGAAAAGGCCACGCTGAAGGTGCCGGACGGCCGCAACGGTCCGGCTTTCCTGATGATCAAGAATTTTTCGGTCATCAAGCGCTACAACAACGCCGACAAATACGCGGTTGCCGTTGGCCTTCTTGCCGACCAAATCGCCGGCTATGGTGGGCTTGTGCAGGACTGGAAGCGGCCTTTCACGAAGCTCACCTTCGAGGAGAGGCAGGAGCTTCAGCAGCGGCTTTCCCAGTACGGTTACTATGACGGCAAGTTCGACGGCAAGATCGGCGAGGGA